DNA sequence from the Sylvia atricapilla isolate bSylAtr1 chromosome 15, bSylAtr1.pri, whole genome shotgun sequence genome:
CGGGGAGCTTAGGTAATGTTCCAGCAGCTTAAAAAGACAGTCAAAAGTCTCTTTGCTGCCATCCAGGCTGAAACGCCCGGTCTGAAAGTTAATCCGGATACTGGTGGGTCCAGTCGCAGTCTTAACACTGATGGCAAAGAAGCAATTCTTTTGTGTGCTGTCCCTGATGAGGAAGGTGCCCTCAGGCTCAGACTTCAGCTTCTCGTGGGCAGCGCTGACGGTCAGAGGCCCCCAGTAGAAGCCACAGGCATCCAGCAGGCTGCTGGCTCGGGTGATGCTGCTGAAATCCGCTTGCGAGCGAAAGGTTCGGAAGTGTGTGTtgccctgtgcctgcacagTGCCGGGCCGGCCGGGGCCCTGGAAGCCTCGAGCCTGTGAGCGATCCCGTGCCGGAGGGTCAAGAAGCCGTCTTGGGTCTGCTCCAAGTGCATTATCTGCTGACACCTTGCTGTGCACTACCATCCTACAGCCGAGAGCAGCGGATGCGGTCTTCCATAGCGTCAGCGGCTACGGCAGGGCGTTCTTCCAGCAGCTACTCTGAAATGCCAAGGAGAGAGACCATGTGAGATCGATCCCCGGAGACTGCAATCGCTGAATGACCAGCTCTTCCATTGATACACCTCCCGctcattataaaataataaaatattcgTTTTCCAATTTACACCGGGCAAACAACTGCTCTCCTTTGGACAAGATTAGCAGCCTTTCGCTACAGCAAACTCCGAAGCTCTAAAAATAGTTAGCAAGGATCATTAACAGCTACAGAAGATAATACAGTTTCCATGCCATGAGCCCTTTCAGGGTTTTACAACTTGAATTACCaatttttctgccttcccaGCTACGATGTCAGAACTCGGCACACAATGTCATTATTTAGCGCATGCATtgtgtgaaaaagagaaaatgggtGATGGCTGTGTTCCCAGAAACTCGGGGAAGAGAGTGAGGTGAGGTGCCACTGTAGGACTGAAGTGTAACTTGGAGGTGCAGCCTGCAACACGGTCACTTTACACAGTAATCCTAAAACTTGTATCCTCTCTCCTGTTAACCTGAGGCTGAGCCATAAAAGGCAATTTCCATTCCCCAAGTTCCCCTCGGGACAGCAGTGCTACAACCTACGAGCTTATACAAATCAACCTCTGTGAACCCTTAAAGCATTACTCCGCcgtctctctctcttttttgtaTCACATGCACTTTAAGTAGCCCAATCTAAATTGCTTCCTATTGATATATCTTTCAACATAAGGGACTAAATTCATCCCTCGTGTTACTTCAAAGGAATTAGCAGCGCTGCACCAGGAATGAGTTTGGCCTGAAACGTCTGCCTCTGACAGTGTGGTTCAATACATCTCCGCCGGCTGCCTTGACCTTACTGGCAAGCATAGATTTTAGGATTTATCCCTATAGTCAGATATagatctgcagcagcagcttgttgAGAAACCTTGAAGGATTCTCAGAAATGAATCCCTCGGCCGTCTCACAGTTCAAGGTAACATGCTAATGAGGATTTCAAAGAAAGCATGCCGCTGGATTCCTGTCTATGCTAATTTAACAACTTGATGTTTGGTTTAATTTAGGTCATATTACCTCCTCAAGCACCTACGAGGGTTATAAAATCCGTAAGTTGGCAAGCAACAGGCTGAAAGTAGCACTGGGCTTGCTTtgcacagcagaaggaaactgATGCCAGTTTTTCCAATTACCGGGCCAGGATTATCGCTCAGTATTTAagttaaaaattcagtttcaagGCGCTCTGGGGAGAAATAAGCACTAAGCCCGAGATCTAAAAATCGAAGGACTCGCTAGCAGAAGCCGTAGGGAGCCAAGCGAGAGTTCGCAGTGCCTTTCCAAAGTGCACAGAGCAAACACGGGACACGCCAGTCTTCGGACCCGCAGGCCAGGGCAGGGATCTGGGACAAGGGTGCCACCACTGCGGCGGAGCGGAGCCTCCTGCGGGCCGCGGGTGGTCCCGGCTCCCACGGGCGGCACGGGGCCCTGCGAACCCATCTGAGAGCTCCCTTTAGTGCTCGTCCCACTGCTATACACCGGGCACGGCAGCTCTGTCTGAGCACGGACACCGAGCcaaaaagggaggggaaaatgcatttaaaaaaaaaaaaaaaaaagattaaaggGCAAAGACTCTGGAAGCCAGCGCGCTCTTTTCACATCTGGCAGGGCTCCTCCGAAATCTGCGCTCGTCTCTCCGCGGCGCCCGAGCGCTCTCGGTGCACGTCGCTGTTGGCACAATCCCCCGAGCAGAGACCCTCCCTTACCTCGGGGTGCCGCGGGCGGGGGCCGTCCCCGGAGCGCAGCGCACGCTGCCGGTCCCAGTGCCGCTGCTAGTCCTGGTCCTGGCCCCGGCGGCCGGCCGAGCATCCTCCGGCGAGCCGGGGCTGCCGCGGGGCGAGCGGCACGTCCAGCGCTGCCGGCCGCTGCAGCGCTCTGTGCCCGCGCATCGCTCCGGCCGCTGTTATACCCGGccgggctcggctcggctccgcCCCCGCCTTCTCGGAAAACATGTGGCCTCGTTCACTTTCGCTTTCCCTAGGGCGGGCAGCGGCCGCCGCTGGGGGCGCCCCTCGGCTCTCCTCAGTTTTCTTCTATCCGTCTGAAAAATAGCTGCTCTCCTCAGAGGTTACAGGGCAGCGGGGACAGGAGAGGTGAGAGGATTACTGTGTAACTTAAATGTTCAAGAGAGGACAAAACATTAGACCAATCATCTCCAAGTGTGAAAAGCGTTCAAAAAAGCTTATGAGCCTTCCACTGAGAAGACTGTAAAGATGCTTCGCTGGGGTTTGAGTTCTCTAAGGAGAatttccctgggtttttttttctagggtAATCAGAATTAAAAGTAACTGTTCAAGTCCCAGCTGTATTTATAACCTTGCCGGCAGCCAGTGCAGGAGATGTGGAATGTTCTCTTGCTCACTCAGAAGATTTGAAACCTCTAATACCCCAGCAGTATCTTATGTGCTCCCGTGGGCAGGCTCGGCTCAGAAAAGCGTGCTTTCTTCCAAAGGAGATGTTTCTTAAAGTAATTACCAccaaattttaaaggcaaaGAAGTTTTCCTGCAGTTAACACAATGTTTTGTGACAATGAAAAGGATCTCTGTCGAACGATTAAGGGGAGAGAGGCTGACAATGCCTTTAAGTTGTCCTTTGGGATGAAGCTGAGGGAATGTATTTCCTGGTTTGAGCTAAATACTCTTTTCAAAGTCGAGTGTGGTCACAAACTGACTTAACCTGATGGCAGCTGAGCACCTTACAGTGATGTGCAGCCAGTGTACAATAGGTGACTGGAAatttctgatgattttttaTCCACCAAAATTTACTGCTTATGTTCTGCCATGCAAGAGCATAGTTGTCATGAATTTGGAGAAGCAGTGTGCCATTAATTTTAAGACCTGGCACAGAGATTCACTTTATGCTCAGACTCCTCTCAGGTTTTGAGCAACAGTGCTTTAGTCAAGGTTTGGCATAAACTGCTGGAGGAAGCTCATCTGCCTTACtgtaaaaagcaaaagcataaAAGAATAGTGGAACTGAAACTTCCCTTAGAATTTGAACATGCAATACTGCCACTCTTTGCTGTGGCATAGTGTGCTCCATGCAGGATTCCGTGGCTGGTTTGGATAAGGCATTGTTGGTGTTCACACAGGTAATACAGCCTTGCCCTTAACTGCTTAAAGTCTTCTCCAAGACAAAgcccccttcctcccccctccccatcTTCCAAACAAAAGAGGTTTGAAGTGCTTAACTTTGTCAAGATAAGGTAAATCAGAACTGAAAGTACAGCTCAGATCCTCTTGACTCCTCCCTCAGTGCCCGAGGTGTCCAGccagctccctccctgctgcctcagccTTGTCCTGCTGTCGCTGTGGCTTTAAGCACTCCATGGCTGTAATCCAGCATAGTGGGGTGTGTGTTTCTCACATGAGAAGGAGTTGGCTGAAGGTTGCTGTAGATGTGCCAGGAAAGCTGTTTCACTctcatgtaatttttaattttgtaagatcacaggggaaagaaagaTCCTGCAGGTGCACGTGCAGTCTGTCTGCCATGGACTGTAGTGCAGCTGACAAAGTGCTGGTCCAAAAAGTCGTGTTCACTGAGCAGGAATGTGGTAATAATATTCTGTTGCAAAGGTAAACTCCCAGTTGCAGAGGAGAGTGATGGAGTGAACCTGCCAGCTTGGACACCAGAAGCCAAGTGTGTCAGGCTGTTCCTTATGAAGTTTGACACCATCCTTAGGCGAATCGCAGTGAGAGTGGTCCGGGATGCTCCATGAAATGCCTTAGAAAGGCTTGCCCAGGACAAGCAGGCTTCAGCTGTAGCGGGTGAAGGAGATTTGCACAGTGAGTGACGTTTTTGTGACAGGAGTTGAGGGTTTACATGTGAGGGTCCCACAAGCTGAGCTTTCTTGGGAAACCTCCAGTTTTGCTCACTCATGTTTCATTTTTGCAACCCTCCATTCCCATCCTTCGGTTTCCTTTCCTGCATCCTCGCCTCCAGCCCCGGCGGTGTGtgcctgggaagggcaggatcCGACAGGCTGCGGGCACTGTACCCAGCAGAGGGCAGCGCAGAAATGGAGCCGGGCCGGAGCTGCTGGACAGAGCACGGGGGGACACATCTCTGCACCAAGGACTGAAGGTGAAAGCACTGCTGCCACTCCAGGTGATTCTGATCCGTGCTCAGCAGCGTAAGGAGCACTTGCTGCTTTTTGCGAGGTGAATTAGAGGCTGTTTGGTAAGTAAAGCCTTCCGTGTGAAATGCCTGTTTTTCTCCACATGAGAAACAAATTgtgttcccttccctgctgatggtctcagaaaagaaaagcaaaatctggaGAGGAAACTATTTGGAGACATTTCTCCATCTTCTCTCCTCCCTTGTTTCTAGAGCAGGAAAGTAAATGCTTTTGCTCTAAAGGTTCATATCAGTAAGGCTCCAAGAGCTAGGATAAAGCACAAACTCAGCTTTTGTCGAGCATGAAAATCCTTACCCCTATTTTGTAaaaactgtttggaaaaaatgacagaaaattcaGAGGAATTGCTGGGCATTTGTGCAGCAGGAGCACGACTTACTGGCTAGAAACAGGACAAAGGTGACAGAATCTGTTTAGAAAGCACTGGGAATAGGAATGCCAGGAGGCAGCAAGAGACAAAACATGGTTCTGAAGATGGTTTTGAAGGTAGGAGAGTACTGTATCTCTTGGGGATACGTGAGACATTTGCCTGTTGGTCAGTTTTCTAAACCCCACACTCTTAGCCCaactaacagaaaaataatgcaggCAGAGCTTCCTCTATTTGTGCTCCAAGCCTTTCCTCACCCTCTGAAACCACCAGGAGGGAGGAGGTTGTGATACCATGTGTGGTATTCCCCACTATAAATTCCATTATGGGGCATTCCACACCCTGTTGAATTCAtccccactgcagggacagtcctctggggaaaaaaaaaaatatcagaaaactTGAAAGGCTTAGAAAACCAACAGGCATTCCCTATTTTAGCTTTTTCCTAGCTTTTGAGAATAGAAGCAGACCCTGATTCTGTTATGACTCTGGATTAATGGGCAGGCCAATGTGTCTGTGGGACAGCATGTTTAGAGTTTGGTACAGAGTttggtattttatttcaaaaacagTTCAGTAAATAGGGTCACATATTTGAGTCTTTTGAGGTTAGAGCCTCTCTTGTGCTGATACTGTACATTGTAGCTCTTACATGAATGTGCTCAGTATCTAAACTGATCAAATCGCCAACATCATCTTTAGAAAAGGGGAACTGAAGCACCAAGAGATTCAGTGATTTGCTTGAAGTCACAGAGTGAGATAGTCTGCAGAAGGGCTAGGAATGGAACATAATTCAGGTCTTCACAGCACTATACTAGAAACTTAACCACAATACCATCCTTCCTGTTTtagtgggttttgttttcttctccagaatctgaattttcatttaaacGAAACCCTTGAAATCGGAATTCTTTGATTTTGCAAGTAAATTAGACACCACACTGTCTCTGAGTCTGCTTTCAGATGCAGTGaaaccagcagcactgagccatGTGTGAACCTCTGTCACCCACTGACGAAGTATTTGGGTTAGAGTTTGATGCCTTTAAACAGGACGTGTCCAAGAGATGCAGCTATTGTGACAAGACATTTCCTCACACATCTCCATTCCAATACTATCCAGTCAATCATTTTCTAAGTTAAGAGCTAATAAAGTAGGCCTGATGAATATAGCTCATCTTATCCTTTTAGCCAATTCTTCTAGGTAAAACAGCTACAGATGTGACTCAGTTTACACTGGTATTAGTTATCAAGGTAGGTATCACTGAAGAACAATGTGTGTCAGACCAGGCTGTCAGTCAACAGCAAATTTGTCATTATGCCaagaacaaaatacattttgagtATGCCACCAATCTGTTAACAAGCCAATTTGTTAACACCAATTTGTACTGGTAGATAAGCATCTACCTAGACAAGGGCAGGCATTGGTACAGCAACAATTAATTCTGTCTGAACTGGAATTTGTGCTGTTTTGCAGAGAATGTACAAGTTAGATCCCATCAAGATGGGATGGATTAGAGGAATTAGTGATTTTATCTCCTAAAAAGGATGTGCACATGTGTACTGACGAGAATGGAGAACTGTGGGGTTGGGAAGTTGAGCAAATTAAGCTGAATTGTGGATTAAGGCAGTCCCCTCAGCTAAGGGACAGCTGACCCTCTCTGTCCCTTAAGTTCCTTTGAATAGTCCATGttgtctgaaatatttcactgtaaGAGATATAAACTACTATTTTTCAAATAAGCAATATATTAACTGTCTGAGGCTATGAGGAAAGTTTCTTTCTCAGCTGGCTGTTCTGgaattgtttattttaaatgatgTAAATGACTTTCTCAGGGTAGCTAATGCTGGTTTCCTTGAGCCCAGACTAAATGGATCCTGTCTGATGTTCAGTGGAAGTTCCTTGTTGATATTAACTAAGTCAAATCAAGATTCACATTAGTCTCATGAATTAAAACGCTGAGCACTTAACCACGTGAAAAGGTGGTTTGGactttctgcatttcagtaGTTTAGATATCCTTCTTCAAAATTAGttgagtgaggggaaaaaaaaaaaaaaaaaaaaaagggaaagtctCAAATTGTTggtaaaaatactgtaaaaggGCAGCCTgctttctggtggttttttttaatccaaatgaCAAATTGGTCTTGCTGGACTGTGTGTGAGTGTGTCTGTATGTGCATACTCCACAAATGATGAAGGAACTTTGGACCCTTAAAAATAATGTTGGTGCTAATTACAGAGGTAGCAGGGTGCTCTTTGGGGGAACTGCAGCAATAAATACTGGGCTGGACATGTTATAGCAGCAGCATATGAAGCTAGTTTGGCTTCCAGATACACCTGCTGGACTGCAGAGctttcagtgctgcctggaggaaCACAGCCCTTGAATTTCAGAGCCAGTTGCTGATTTTATTCCAGTCTGGCTGAAATAAAACACTGGAGTAATCTTTTCCAGACTGAGCCAGtacagagctctgctccctttCCATGGTTTCCCTTGCTGGAAGCCACAGtgtttctccagctctctgttCTTGTGTCTTCCAGATCCCAAGCCCACGAAAGGAGAGTGGTCCCTTGGCACAGGTGTTGAacagtgctgtggggtttggagcCAGGGTTATTGTTTGGACATGCAGCTGGAGTCTTCAGGCAGATACAGATCCATGAGATATGGGAAGGGGATTTGACTGTAAAGACTGCATGGGAGAGGAGCttcaggaaaaattatttttaagtgggAACCTTGAGGATACTAAGAAAAACATCAATTAATAATCAAAAAAAGTCTCCAATGGATCTTTCTTACTATTTCAATGGCATCTTCACTCTCTGCTTTTGTAGTTTCCCATTCTCTCAGGCATTTCCCaccagttttctttcctttcgGTGCCAGTTTAGTTTTTCCCAAATGGTTTACATGACTacaaattttcatttgctgctgcaggtggaCAGTGTTGATGACTTTCCTTGCAATTCTAGAGGCAAATGCAGAGCTTCTATTGAAGTAAGGCAAGGATTGTGAAATCAGtttctgatgtattttattCTTGGGCATAATCAACACATGGGCTGAGATTTTTATGGTTGGGGTGAGGTAAAGGAAATGATTCAAGTGTTCCGTCATCTTTGGTTTTCAGTccacagaaaatgaacaaaattcaTTCTTAATGGGGTCAAATGGGTCCAAATCTCAGTTCCATTTCTTTGAATATAGAGAGATTCTACAGTccaaattaaaaggaagaaaatggtcCTGTTCTTAAAGTGAACAAAGACTGATGTGGTGCTGTTACAGGAGACAGAATTAGCACACTGGACAGGTGAGGAATGAGAAGGTGATGGCAAAGCAGTGTTCTGCAGTTTCTCAGACATATCCAGGTGGACAATCTTACTTCTTCCACAATTCCCTGAGACACCTTCAGATGATTTGGttggatttttaaaacttgaagCCATCAAACCTGGATGACGAAATTTGAATAAATCACTATCAATAGTCAGAGAAAAGATCTTCCATGGACAATATGCTGACCTCTGTATTCCTACTGTGATTGTAATCTACCTTCATTAATAGTTACagttttttacaaaaaaaacaGTTGCAAATCCCAAATCATAAACCACCAAACTCTTCTGATGATGAAATACATTAGGTTCTGCAATATCTAATAACTCTTATACCCAACAAATAGAAATACTGAATGTGCACCTTTCATTATACTGTGAAGACTGATCCAATATAGATTTTATTGCCTTATGTTCTTCAAAGTATTGAGAAATTACGCAGATTTCTGTTCCTCCTCTGTCCCTGGGGAAAGGATAGGTCCTGATGAGTGGGTCAATAGGTTTTTTCAGAGTACAAATATTAATTCCTCATTcgccaagaaaagaaaaagaaaaaaaaaacacgcCACCATAATTGCTCTTGTGGAAAAAgaattggattttttccttcagacatTATCCCTCTCCAGGTTTATTGCAAACCTCAGCCAATTTTACATGTGAACTCAACAAGCTGAGTGCAAAATGGATTAGCTTCATCATGTTCCAGCTCCAGGAAAATTTCTAGGAATCAGGAGAATAAGCTGACAATTTCTgatgaaagataaaaaagacttttaaatgTAGAATTTTTGGCATCTGATGTTAAAGCAACATCATCCAACAATATTATCCAACAATATTaatgaagcattttttaattttagaaatatttttattagttatATGCAGACCTCACTACACCCACTTTTGGATTAATTAAGAAGAAATATACTGTTATGTAAAATTAGTGTAGCTTAGCATGCAGGCCTTGATGTCATCTATCAGTAAATTAGATAATTGAGAATATGTAAGTGGGAAGATTGCCCAGCCTGGAGGATTTCCTGCAGGAGTTCTGGAGAGATCTCCCAGCCTGCTCTTGTAGGGAGGGTTTCTGTCTGTGGTGACTCACTTTTCCAGGGCCACTTTGTCCTCTGAGTGTGCGAGAAATCCTATTGTCACTTGTGTTAAACTGGAAATGAGTGCTGTGCTGTACTTCAACTGCACATCTATTTCAGTTCACAATAACGTCACACAAGAAAATACTGGCAAAAATTCTTATCATGAGTCTAGAGGAAGCCTTACCCTTAATTGATTCACATAAATTGAATTGAGCTTGGCTAGATGACCTTCAAACGCTTCCCGGACATGTGGGTAGTGACCTGTGATGCCTGAAAGCACAAGTAGTTCTAATACACCTTTACTGACAGCAAAGCCTTTTGAAAAGGTAATTGGGGCTATTCTTACAGAACACTTTAAACTTGTACTTCTCCTGAGTTctttgctccagctgctctgtacTGGCTCTGTCTTATACCACTGAATTACCTCTCAGTTTTGCAGCACTACCA
Encoded proteins:
- the SOCS1 gene encoding suppressor of cytokine signaling 1 codes for the protein MVVHSKVSADNALGADPRRLLDPPARDRSQARGFQGPGRPGTVQAQGNTHFRTFRSQADFSSITRASSLLDACGFYWGPLTVSAAHEKLKSEPEGTFLIRDSTQKNCFFAISVKTATGPTSIRINFQTGRFSLDGSKETFDCLFKLLEHYLSSPRKVLITPLRKVRVQPLQELCRKSIVKSFGRENLNQIPLNPVLKDYLKSFPFQI